Genomic window (Peromyscus eremicus chromosome 12, PerEre_H2_v1, whole genome shotgun sequence):
TTTGTACTGCTCTCCTAATTATTTGTGATGCTGAAACCATGTTGGTTTGTAGCCGGAGCTATCTTCAGTCCCACTTgggccagcagccactcagactcaaataaactcacagacacttatattacttaaactgtttggcttaatggctcacacttcttgttatctacttcttacatcttaaattaacccatttctataaatctataccttgccatgtggctcgtggcttaccagtatcttatatCATGCTTCTCATCCCCATGGCTgtcagcgtctctctgcctcagccttccacttcccagaattctcctctcttccttgtcctgcctatacttcctgcctgactactggccaatcagcactttatttatcaatcaatcatccacagcactagTTTCTCTTAATATATGGTTTATATAGATTCACATTCATTGTGCATAGTGATGGActtcataaagacattttcatatgaatatataatttacTTGGAACATACTCCCCTccacaaatataataaatattttcttttattaagattGTAATCTTCAtacttaactttcttttttattaaagtagTAGGAATGGCTGACTCTAATTTCTAATTAATATAAAAGTTAACACTCAAAGACAATTTTTATGTCCATCTTATCTTAGTTGGCCCCTAGGAACTTGGTAAACTTAATGAAATTCCCCGAATTTTATTATCTTTGTAGTATCCACAAAGAGTAGTATTGGCCTGAATGAATTTTATAGTCTTTCTCCATCTTCATTTGTCTCAGTTGTTACCTGTAGAAAACAGAGACTGCTTTGTTCATATATCTTACCATGATTTCCTATCACAGTTTTGGGGACAGGAGCCCCTTGATGAGGAGCTgatgaataagtgaatgaagTAGCAATCAATGTGTGATTTTCATATACTTTAGTTCTCTGTGGAGGGGTAGAAAGAGAATGTATACTCTGTGATAATGTCTTTAGTATCTTTTAAGGAAGCTACACTTGTGAAATGTCAAAAATATGGTTTTCCTATGAGACCAGTCAGATGACAACACCAATGGACAACACCACGCCAACATGGAGAAGGGAAATCTCACAAATCCCCACCCACTGATGAAAAGCtacaatggctgctgagagagggtgGTTCAGTCTTCTTCATTGACTAGCCCCCTTGACATTATAAGTGATCAccctaaacacatatgcatacagcCAACACTAAATAGACCCAGAAGCTGGTATGTATatccatgcatatacatacacacataaaataataacatattaaagaaaaagaactcaTGGGAGGGAGTCGGGGAATAGGAGGAGCTGAACAGGGGAGAAGGGGGAGTGTAAAGGGTACAAATATAATACACATGTATAAGTTCTCCAAAATAAAGgaagagaatagagaaaaatatatGGGTGACCTAGGAGTCATTGGAAGTGAAGATGCAGGGCTTCAGGAAAGTCTTAACTAATTGTGAACAAAGCAATATTCTGATAGGAGATGAGGATCTCAGTgtcatataaaagaaagaaaaagcagcaaAAGTATGGATAGAACTTTAGCCTAAAGTAGACAAAAGGAACAAGAGCTCAAACATTTCTTTCTGAGGTAGTAGGCATCAAGGAAGATTCAGACTGGTCATTTTGAAGTATCTGTGCACAGTCATTGTAATGTGAACTGAAGGAAATTATCAGCAGAAACATTTCTCAGATACATAAGGAATATAACTAACTAGAGATATAAACAGGCTAACTTAAAGGAGAGAcagaattttatttgaaaagaaatcttTGGAGGCAAGACACAAGCATTTTATGCCATTATGTATGGACTCTCAGTAGTTTCATATTTGGAATTTTAAGCAAGCCATCTCTGAACAACAGAGACTCCTGTGGCCAGAAGACTCATGATCTCAGCATTTAGAAATCCTGACACAGTGACAATCCTGTCTTGGACACATGGGTAGGATGTTTGCTGATGGCctacttgttttttattttaatggtaaTGAGTTTGGAGGACTCTGTGGTTTGCCTCACATGCCATTCAGGCCATATAAAAGGACCCACACCTGGTTTGCAGACTCACAATCCAGAAGCTCCTTGTCTGCCTCAAGAAAACTCCCATTCCTGACAGCATGTGCTACGGAAACTACTTTGGTGGCCTGGGCTACGGCTATGGTGGCCTGGGCTATGGCTATGGTGGCCTAGGTTATGGCTATGGTGGCCTGGGCTATGGCTATGGTGGCCTGGGCTATGGCTATGGTGGCCTGGGCTATGGctatggctgtggctgtggctctcGATATGCATACAGCACCTATCGTCCATGCTGCTATGGAAGAATGTCTGGGTTCTACTAAGAATTTAGGCCAGCTGGCTCATTTTGGGTCATTTACTTATAAAATCCCAGGGCACTAATATGTaggaaaatttataattttacttttcaaTAAAGCTAAATTTCGTTCacattatttactatttattgtaTGTTTTCATTCCTCACTGTCAtttgtgtataatgtgtgtgtgtgtgtgtgtgtgtgtgtgtgtgtgtgtgtgtgtgtgtgcgagagagagagagagagagagagagagagagagagagagagagagagagagcactatcATTATCGTACTTTAgtaaagtaaataagtaaatgctATGGCAAAACAGACACTTAGAAACAGAGCCAACCTCTGGTCTTTAATCCACTATAGAGCTGTGGTTGGGTTGAGCCTCCTTTAAACAGAGGCCTGGAAGAGTTAAATGCAGGAAGGACGACTGAACTTGTAAGGCTAAGATGGTTTATTTCCCCTGTTCAAATGTGGTCCTGAGCCTTCATAAAACTTCAGACTTGAATTAATTTGCATAACTTGTCCAGTTTTATAAAGGCTGAGGTAAGCACATGACTATACACTCCAACATGGTTGAATGAGAATGCCTAACATCTGTGCCCTTTTTAAGAAGAATGATGTGCATTAGGTGCTTTTTGTGGGGAGGAGCATGattatgttttaaagattttttaaaaacatttttttttaaatgtttattgtgtatgtaccacatgtggaggccagaaaaagtgctgaatcccctggagctggagctacaaaTGGTCATGAACCAGGCAGTGTGGTGCTGGTAtctgaactgaactcaggtcttctaaaAGAGCAAGTAACAAGTGCCCTTAGCTGCTAAACAGTCTCTACAACTCCAAAAaggagaaattttaaataaaaaagatcaatgtataaaattctcaatttttaataaaaatataaatttagtaTTTATAAAGATACCAATGTGGCAAACTgacacctttaatcacaacaaGATGTGATTTTCAGAACAAGAATGTAAAAGGTAAGTTAATAATACTTTTCTCTTTCACTGACAACCTATTTTTACTAATATTTACTTCTCTTTGAGCCCTGAACTCCCAGCATAAAGATAGGCTTTTTTTTCTAGGCGTGTTGAGAGCAGAAGCAAGATTTCTTCTCTACAGGTTAAAGGCATCCTCAGAAAGATCCCCTCATTTTACGGCCGAGGCCCTGCGAGTTAAGTGAGTTCATATTCTAAACAGAAGACATTTCTCAGGCTCTGCTCATTACTTTCTCTCAGAACAGATGTTGTGTGCCCTTGGTGACATCCAACTTTAACTCTCTTCCTTCACTGGTATTCTGAGGAGAGCTTAAGAAATTCtctatagaaaacaaagaggatCTGCAAGTGTTCCACCATCTCCTCCTGGAAACTACCTGTCTTCCAAAGAAGGACATGGAGGTTTTGAATCACCCTTGTAATCAGGAACAGAGTTTCACAGATATTAAAATATtcgttaaaaaaaaaggaagcatggTTCAATACGAGCACTAGGTGTTTGTGCTCTGTTTCTTCCCTTCAACCCCTTAGGTGTACCCTCAATGCTATCCCTCTCAAGTGCATgccctatttttctttattatataaatatataaatatagtacGTTGAATTTGGTTAGTGTTATTTGTATGCATATGATTTTAGGTCTGACTACTTGGTGTATTAGTGGTCTTGCCAATTAGCAGTCTTCTCCCAAGGAAGacttgtaacacgaatcttaaaagattttattaataaaaaaaaccctggagccatatattggggtaaaagctgaaacatcagagaagcagaacaagccacagccaacctcaccttgccaactcctcagcccatcctatttccatgaatcctcagactgaaagcctctgaatcctcacccctgagggtctcagctgaactccttaaaagcctctagttcctggtcctcatgccttatatacctttctgctttctaccaccactccctgggattaaaggctcgctttctgggattaaaggtgtgagtcaccatgcctggctgtatccttgaacacatggatttctgcctctggaatgctaggattaaaggcttgtgctaccactgcctatcctttatgtttagtattgtggctgctctgtctctgaccccagataagtatattagcatgcacaatatttgggggaatacaataccacattacAATGTTgactaattagaaaaaaaatgatgatggtACAATAAAGAATTTTTCTCTATAATCTGTTCCTCTGAAGCCAgaattttattgctttttcttaaattattgtaAACAACCATCTTACCAAATATTTGGTACTATACAATCTGAATCTTTTTTCTACCCTCCAATGAGAGTTACCCTCTCTATCTGCTATTTTAACCTAAAACCTATATAATAGTTACATATTAGTATACACCCTTTGCAGTTATTTTAGCGTGGTCAGTTTTGCTGAGGTAAAATTTCAAAAGCACAGATGATTTCAAGAGCCAAATGGTCATTTATCTCTTTTGTGACTCTGGGTGGTCCACTAAGCACTGGTTCTTGTTTGTCATTCTGAGACCTAGTTAAAAGGACCACTCTCGAAGACATGTTGTGAGAAAGCTGGATAAGCTGGACTACTGGGAAATATCTGATGTCTCACCTGCATCTCTCTAGATGTCTTACATATCACAACAGCTCATATTCTTCAACCAAACTTACTATCAGTGGAGCTGATTATATAAAATATCtgtgagggaaagaaaaaaaaacgttTGGAAATAATGAATAAGTTATTAGGCTGTAGCTTCCTGTGCAGAGGTAGATGCTGATCTGGTGAATGTTTCTTCTCGACACACCTATGATATGGGACTTGCTCTATCCACAGCAGCTTCACTAATGTCCACTTAAGCGGTCTCCCTCCTGTCATCTGAGCATGAAGTGCACTCCACTCTGCTCTTGGCTTGCCATCAACTCTGCTTGCCTTCTGCTGCCTTCTCTGCCCATTCTTTGGTATTGCTTGTGTAATTGCAGCTTGTTTAAGTGCAGTTCCCCAAGTGAATATTACAAGCAACACTCCAGGCTACCGGGAAGGAAAGACAAATGGAGTTTTTTCTCTGTGCTTGATGAGAAATGATGAAATGAGAGGAATAATACTGACACCTGCCACAGAGTAGTTGTCAAATGAAAATTTCTCTTCAATGTCCTGGACCAACATAAActcatttacttctttttttcacAGCACAGGAACAactttaaatatcatttttattacaAAAACAAGAATATTCGGGGATAAGTTTAAGGTATAGTGATTCAGAGTAATCATATTGGTCAGTATTTCAGTTCTTTGCTGGTGGGCAAACCTACATCTATGTGTGCATCTTCTGATAGACAGTGCAGACAACTTGGCCTCCACTGGACACTAACGTATTTCTGTGTCTCATATTTATTTCCATCGTCTAGCAACTTGTCATGTTTTCTGATAACTGTCACTTGCCACCAATATGATCCCTAACTCAGAGTGTTTGAAAGCTATGGTACTGGGTTTCCTATCCTTACATTCATCATGTAGACAACCAATTTAAACACTAGAGCTTCAGAACTCCTCTGTCACCTCATTGCCTCTGCTCTACTTTAACATGTCATTCTAATCCAGGCTTAACATGAAATAGTGCAATCCCCTGAAGCTAATGCTTCAGATCCCTAAACCTCCAATCTTCTAGTTCTTCACACTTCTATTGCAGCAAAGTCATTTCCCCACATAATCAAGATTTATtgctccttccctgcctcccctccctaAGAAAGTCTGCCATGTTCTTCACTCACGTCCTACATGCTCAGTAGTTTATGTCTAAGTGTTCTAGTATTACTATGAACAGTGTCACCTTTGGCAGCCAATGCACCCATTTGGTAACTAATCTGTGTTGCTTACTATTTATACTGTTTGCCTTATcaattacacatttttttttactaagctcttttcttcttctatcaTTTAATACTTTCAGTGGTAATTTGTACATTAATTAGAGCAGTACTGTATCCTCAAGTTCCTCTTAGCTGTTGCCAGAGAGTTTCAGGACTGCGGAGTAACACCTCTGCACAGTTGCAGTATTCTCCTTTGAACCAAGTCTTCGGGACTGCCTGGTGCACCTTTTGTTTATGTTTGACCGCTTTCTAACTTTCACTGTGGCGTTCCTGTCCCCTCACCACCATCCCTCAAGCTGATTGTTCGAGACTTTCATCCTCCTCTGCTCGAAACACTTGCCTCTTGTTTTGTAAAGAGTATTAAATCTACCACGGGAAAATTTTATCAACTTTCTTCCCTCACACTTATCTACATTTGAACCCGTCTTTTGGGGATTTACCTAAGTCTCAATGGAAACCACATACCCTCTcctatcaaaaaaagaaaaaaaagaaagacagacagaaaatcaTTCCTCCACTGTTCTTTCGATGCCAATGCCTTCAACACCTTGCTTGATAAATTATACTCTCTGTCTACAGTATTTTccgcatctatttttttttcctctactgGCACTTTCCCTTTAGTCTGAAAACATGCTCAAGTCTTTCAGTATTGAACGTCCTGATTCAACACCAGATCACTTGTAGCTAGCTTGctccaaatttaaatttaaggcTGCAAATGACTTTTTCACATTGTTTCCATTGGGGCTCTCTTTTTCTTGTCTCGTGTTCTCACTGTAACTTAATGAACAGCCTCAGTTCTCCAATGACTGGATATGACTTATGGTCCATTGTACGGCCTTTGATACTGATGACCACTATCttcaatattgtttttttttttttttgcttccattATGTTTCCAGTcagtttctctcttcttcttgttTCTATTGGTgagataaataccatgaccaaaatcag
Coding sequences:
- the LOC131922725 gene encoding keratin-associated protein 19-4-like encodes the protein MCYGNYFGGLGYGYGGLGYGYGGLGYGYGGLGYGYGGLGYGYGGLGYGYGCGCGSRYAYSTYRPCCYGRMSGFY